The DNA segment AGTCGGAGCCGGCGAGCGAGCCGCGCACTGAGTCGGCGAGAGCGGAGCGCACGCCGTCGGCGAAGAAGGTGGAGCGCCTCGACACGGTCGCCCTCGTGGAGAGAGCGGGGACGCCGCGCGACGTTCCGCTCTGGCTCGGCGTGCTCGTCATCGTCGTCCTGTCCGCCGCGGCGTCGCTCACCACGTATCGCCTCCGCGTCGCGGCGAACGCGCGCGCCGCGGCCGGAGAGTCCGCGTCGGCGACCGCGGCCTCGCAGACCGCCTCCCAGCCCTGAGGCGACCGTGGTCCCGCCGCGAACGAGGGCGCCCGAGCCCGCCGAGCTCGCACCGCTCCCTCCGCGCGGCCGCGCGACGAGGGGCGCCCTCCCGGACGGCGCCATCTTCCACCGCCTCGGGGCGGCCGACGCGGCGCTCGCGCGGCGCGTCGCCAAGCTGGGCGCCGCGGGCGTCTTCGGGTGCGAGGCGGGCGGGGTCGACGACGCGGGGCCGTGGTTCCTGCTCACACCTCCAACACCCACACTGCGCGAGCGGCTGGAGGTCGGAGCGCTCCCGTCCGCGGAGGCGATCGTGCTCTTTCGTAGGCTCGCGGGCGCGCTCGCGGCGTGCGAGGCGGCCTCGCTGTTCCCGGGGCGCCTCCGCCCGCGCGACATCGGCGGCGAGGGAACGAGCACGTTCTTGCTGGCCGCGCCGCTCCTCTCTGCGTGGCTGGGAGAGACCCTCGCGACTGCACCGGAAGGGGCCTCGCTGTCGCGCTGGGACGCCCCCGAGCTGGCGGACGGCGCGGGCGCGAGCAGCGCCACGAACCGCTACGCCTTGGGCCTGGTCGTCTACAACGCCCTCGCCGGTCGTCACCCGTTCGGCGGGCTCGGCCTCCGCCACGCCCACAGCGCATCGCTGCGCGACGCGCCGCCCCTCCCGGAGCAGGTGGCCGGCGCGCTGTCGCCCGGCGTGCAGGCGCTGCTTCTCCGCGTCCTCGCGCCGAGCGCGGCCGATCGGCCTGCGTCCGCGACTGAGATAGTCAATCGACTTGATGAGCTCCTCTCGCCGGCGCGCCCGAGCCGCGCGCGCGTAAGGCCCGCCACGGCGCCGTCGCCGCGCCCCAAGGCGGCTCGGACCGAGCCTCGCAGCGGAGGCCGCGGCTTGCCGCGCGGGTGGGCAGCGCCGCTGGTGCTCGGGCTCGCGGGGCTTGCCGCGCTCGCGTCGCGCGCCGCCTCGCCCCCGGACGCGAGCGCCGTCGCCGCCGCGCCGCCTCCGCAGCCTCCGCGGCCCCTCTCGGTGACGCGCGCCGCCGACTGCGCGCCGTGCCACGCGCGCGAGGTGTCCGAGTGGGAGCGTTCGGTCATGGCGCACTCGGTGAAGAGCCCGCTCTTCGGCGCCCTGGAGAGCATCGTGGAGGAGCAGGCGGGGCGCGACGCGCGGTGTCCGAACGGCGCCGGGCTGCTCCGCCGTCGCGGCGCCGAGGTGTGCGCCGACCGCCGCTCGGGCGTCGTCATCACGGGCTCCGGCGGCGAGCACTGGTGCGTGAACTGCCACGCGCCGATGGAGGCGCAGAGCCCCTCGGTCGAGCCATGGACGGCGTTCTCGTCGCCGCGCGGCCGCGCGCCGCTGCGCGACGTGCTCCGCCCCGAGGCGCTCGAGGGCGTGTCGTGCGGCGCGTGCCACGCGACGGTCGGCCCCGTGGGTGCGCACGCCTCTGGCGCCCGCTACGAGGGGAACCCCACGTGGATCTCGACCGCCACGGGCGCGCTGTTCCTCGCGAGACCCGAGGACGCGCAAGGCCGGAGCGGCATCGGCAACAGCGGCTACCGGCTCGAGCCCTCGTCTCTCCTCGGCGAGACCACGGGCGCCCGCCCGCACCGCGCGTCGAGCCCGGAGGCGCTCGCGTACCGCCGGTCGAGCGAGTTCTGCGGGGCGTGCCACGACGTCCGGCTCTTCGGCACCGACGCGGTGGCGCGCAGCTCGGGAGACCACTTCAAGCGTCTTCGCAACGGCTACTCGGAGTGGCGGGCGTGGGCCAACGCCGAGGCCGCGAGCGGGCGGCGCGCGGCCACCTGTCAGGACTGCCACATGAGCCTGTTCCCGGGCGTGTGCCTCCCGACCTCCGACGCGGGCGCGCCCGGGCCCGGGTGCCCGCCGGGCACGCGGCTCTCCCCGCGCGCTCCAGGTGAGTACGCGACAGGCCTCGTGGCGCCCTCCTCGGCGCGCCCCGAGCGCCTGTATTCGCACACGTTCTCCAGCGTCGACGTCCCGCTGACCCCGTCGTTCCCGGAGCGGTTCGCGGCCGGCGCCACGCTCGACGCGCGCGGCGTGCCGCTCGGGCTGCGCGCCCGTCGCGACATGCTCCTCGCGCGCACGTTCCGGTTCGAGGTAGGCGCTGCGAGGCGGAGCGGCCGCGCGCTCGAGATCCCGATCGTGCTCGAGAACACCGGCGCCGGGCACCGGGTCCCCGCGGGCTTCAGCCAGGAGCGCGAGGTGTGGGTCGAGCTCCGCGTGACCGACGGCGCGGGGCGCGAGGTGTACCAGGTCGGGGGACTCGACGACCCGCGCGCCGATCTCCGCGACAAGCGCTTCCTCCGGATTACGGCCCGAGAGACCTCGTTCGACTCCGACGGGCGGCCGCTCGGTCTCTTTGGCGCCGACGTCGCCGATGGCCCCGACCTGCCGGAGTGGTCGCCGAACCCGCGCGCCGGCGGTACGCGCTTTCGCGGCAAGGGTCTCATCAATCTGCAGAACGGCTTCCTGCGCTGCGTGCGCTGCATCGGCGTGATCGACGCGCGGGGTCGCTGCCAGCCGGGCCCTGGGCAGGGCCGCACTCGCGCCGACCGGTACGACGACGGCGTGTACGATCAAGACACCGGCGAGTGCCGGTCGAACCTCTCGGGCGGCGAGGAGCTCTTCGAGACCTACTTCCCCGTCGGCTCTCTCGACGCCGAGCGCGGTGTGTTCAAGGCGCCCGACGCGATCGTCGACACGCGCTCCGCGCCGCCCGGAGCGCCGCTCGAGTACACCTACGTGCTCGATACGGGCGCGCGCACGGGCCCGTTCCAGGTCGAGGCCCGCCTCCGCTTCCGCAGCTTCCCGCCCTTCCTCGTGCGGGCGTTCGCGGCCTACGAGGAGGCGCAGGCCGCCCGCGGTGCGCGCCCGAGCGGTGCGCAGGTCACGCTCGACATGCTCGAGCGGGTCGAGGTGCTCGAGCTCGCGCGCGCGACGACGAGGATCGAGTGAGCGAGCCGTGGCCCGAGGTCGTGTGGTCGTCGCCGCTGCTCCGCGGGCTCGACGCGCGCGGGCGTCGAGAGGTCGCGGCGGCCGGCGCGCTGCTCGAGCGCGCCCCAGGCGAGGCGCTCTTCACCGAGGGCGCCCCCGCCGACGCGCTCTTCGTGATCCTCGAGGGCGAGGTCGGTCTCTCGGCGCTCGGCCGGGGGAAGGCGGTCGCGAGGATCGAGCGCCGCATGCGGCCCGGCGACGCGCTGGGCGAAGAGGCGCTGCTGGGCCCGCACGCGGTCCGTGACGGCGACGCTGTCGCGACCCGCCGGGTGGTCGCAGCCAGCGTGCCCTGCGTCGTGCTCACTCGGGCGCTCGTGCGCGCGGGGGGCGCAGAGCTCGAGGCGCGCACCTCGCGCGCCGTCCGGCGGAGGCTCCTCGAGCGGCGGCTCGCGGTCTCGGGCCTCACAGCCGGGCTCGGCGACGGGCCAGTGGGAGAGCTCCTGGACATGGCCGAGCATCGCGACGTCGCTCGCGGCGAGGTCGTGTTCGGGGCGGGCGAGCGCGCGCGCGCCCTCGTCTTCGTGCTCGACGGGCTGCTCTCGACCCACGAGATCGACGACGGAGGCAAGCTCGCGCCGGTCGGCTACGTGGGCCGCGGCGACCTGTTCGACCCGGGCGCGGGGCCGCTCCCGGTCACGCTCGCCGGGGCCGGCCCTTCGGCCGTCGCGCTGTTCCCGGCCGCAGGGCTCGCGCGAGCGTTCGCCGGCCGAGAGGACGCCATCGCCGCCGTGGGCCGCGGCGCGCTGCCCGCGCGGATCGAGGTCGACGGGGGCACGACGGCGCATGTTGTCAAGGATCTTTACCGTGTGCAGATCGCGGGCTCGCTGCTGGTCATCGACCCGAGCTCATGCGTGCGGTGTGGCCACTGCGTCTGGAGCTGCGGCGCCGCGCACGAAGACGGCGTGCCGCGCCTCACGCGTCGCGGCGACAAGCTCCTCGTGCCCACGTCGAGCGGGGCGTCGCCCCTGTTCCTCCCGAACAGCTGCCAGCACTGCAAGAACCCGGCGTGCCTGAAGGAGTGCCCGACCGGCGCCATCGTGCGCGACGGCCGAGGCGAGGTGAAGATCCGCGAGGAGCTCTGCACCGGCTGCGGCAACTGCGCCCGAGGGTGCCCGTGGGAGAACATCCAGGTCGTCCCGAGGTCGCCGCGAAGGCCCGCGGTGGCCGGCAGCGAGGACGTGGCGCGGGTCGCGAGCGGCGTGGCCGTGGCCTTCCCCGACGTCGCGGTGAAGTGCGATCTCTGCGAGGGGCTCGCCGGCGGCCCGGCGTGCGTCGCCTCGTGTCCCACGGACGCGATCGCGCGGCTCGATCCGCTCGCGTCGGGGGTGGCGAGCGTCGCCCCGGGGCCGCTCCTCCCGCCGCCGCGGCCCGCGTGGCCGTGGGTGGTCGCGGGCGTCCCGGCCGCGCTCGCCCTGTCGCGGCTCGCGCTCTCACCGCGGACCTCGGGCGCGCTCGCGCTCGCGCTCTCCGCGGTGGCCGCGGGATACGTCGCGGCCAAGCGTGTCTCTCCGCGGGCCGGCGCGGGCGCAGGCGCCGTGCGCTCACGCCTGCGCCCCCACTACGTGGGCCACCTCGTCGTGGGCGTCCTCACCCTGGGGGCGGTCGCGGCCCACGCGCGCGCGGTCGCGGCGCCGCACGCCGCCGGCGGCGCCGCGCTGGTGCTCTGGC comes from the Myxococcales bacterium genome and includes:
- a CDS encoding cyclic nucleotide-binding domain-containing protein encodes the protein MSEPWPEVVWSSPLLRGLDARGRREVAAAGALLERAPGEALFTEGAPADALFVILEGEVGLSALGRGKAVARIERRMRPGDALGEEALLGPHAVRDGDAVATRRVVAASVPCVVLTRALVRAGGAELEARTSRAVRRRLLERRLAVSGLTAGLGDGPVGELLDMAEHRDVARGEVVFGAGERARALVFVLDGLLSTHEIDDGGKLAPVGYVGRGDLFDPGAGPLPVTLAGAGPSAVALFPAAGLARAFAGREDAIAAVGRGALPARIEVDGGTTAHVVKDLYRVQIAGSLLVIDPSSCVRCGHCVWSCGAAHEDGVPRLTRRGDKLLVPTSSGASPLFLPNSCQHCKNPACLKECPTGAIVRDGRGEVKIREELCTGCGNCARGCPWENIQVVPRSPRRPAVAGSEDVARVASGVAVAFPDVAVKCDLCEGLAGGPACVASCPTDAIARLDPLASGVASVAPGPLLPPPRPAWPWVVAGVPAALALSRLALSPRTSGALALALSAVAAGYVAAKRVSPRAGAGAGAVRSRLRPHYVGHLVVGVLTLGAVAAHARAVAAPHAAGGAALVLWLVAAVTGGLAALLYRLVPSRIARLEREATLPEDLAPAREENSRAVFRALSGRSELVKRLYDKVLAPYRRQPLGGVALALSGRSVGAEERRVRKDIDGLLEGRGQGKLEGTGALVRLAVEARALDARAGLGGLLRAFVPAHVAAVAAFLVVAVVHAWLSWRSGP